From one Solanum stenotomum isolate F172 chromosome 12, ASM1918654v1, whole genome shotgun sequence genomic stretch:
- the LOC125848109 gene encoding protein EARLY-RESPONSIVE TO DEHYDRATION 7, chloroplastic-like: MASKNPNLQKAPLYPRVIHNDPDLQSTSSSRPNLYPTLNETDLSENLIPDNYHIIPSAPSPPPESHEETLLVIPGVLIHLIDKNYSVELADGDLSLFRLLQDKNTVAILANVGDDIQWPITMDLTAVKLDDSHYFFSFQALKEDESDCSTDDDKEKGKKKKKKKKKKDKGPMDDSLNYGLTIASKGQEALLKELDDILKSYSTFSVQKVEENAALAMGGTVARELSPDDLKSEKKKEVLEERCAQYWTTLAPNVEEYSGAAAKLVAQGSGQLIKGILWCGDVSAERLMRGNEVLKQRMATGTKAEISPETLKRIQRVKTVTKMTEKVALGVLSGVLSVSGFFTSSVVNSVAGKKFFKMLPGEMVLATLDGFCKICDAVEVAGKNVMLTSSTVTTELVSQKYGEEAAKVASEGLDAAGHAVGTAWTVFKIRKALNPKSSFNRATQLKSSAQAATMKKAKSTKN, from the exons ATGGCTTCTAAGAACCCTAATCTCCAAAAAGCCCCATTGTACCCACGTGTCATTCACAATGATCCAGATCTCCAATCAACCTCTTCTTCTCGTCCCAATTTGTATCCAACCCTAAACGAAACTGACCTCTCCGAGAATCTCATCCCTGACAATTACCATATTATCCCTTCTGCTCCATCTCCCCCTCCTGAGTCCCACGAGGAAACCCTTCTCGTTATCCCTGGTGTCCTCATCCATTTGATCGATAAAAATTACTCTGTTGAGCTAGCTGACGGAGATTTGTCTCTGTTTCGTCTCCTGCAAGATAAGAATACGGTTGCTATCCTTGCTAATGTGGGAGATGATATTCAATGGCCGATAACTATGGACCTGACTGCGGTGAAATTGGATGATTCACATTATTTCTTCTCATTTCAAGCTTTGAAAGAGGATGAATCGGATTGCAGTACTGATGACGACaaagaaaagggtaaaaaaaagaagaagaaaaagaaaaagaaagataaggGACCGATGGATGATTCGTTGAATTATGGTTTGACGATTGCTTCAAAGGGTCAGGAGGCATTGTTGAAGGAGCTGGATGATATTTTGAAAAGTTACAGCACCTTTTCTGTTCAGAAAGTGGAGGAAAATGCGGCATTGGCAATGGGAGGAACAGTGGCAAGGGAGTTATCTCCAGATGACTTGAAatcggagaagaagaaggaggtgTTAGAAGAGCGATGCGCTCAATATTGGACCACGTTAGCACCCAATGTGGAGGAGTATAGTGGAGCAGCTGCAAAATTAGTTGCTCAAGGATCAGGGCAGCTGATTAAGGGGATTTTGTGGTGTGGAGATGTGTCAGCAGAACGATTGATGCGCGGAAATGAGGTTTTAAAGCAAAGGATGGCTACAGGGACGAAGGCCGAGATTAGTCCTGAGACACTGAAGAGGATCCAAAG GGTTAAAACAGTAACAAAGATGACTGAGAAAGTAGCTTTAGGAGTCCTTTCGGGAGTTCTCTCGGTTTCAGGATTCTTCACTAGTTCAGTTGTAAATTCCGTAGCTGGAAAAAAGTTCTTCAAGATGCTGCCAGGAGAGATGGTCCTTGCTACTCTGGATGGATTTT GCAAAATATGTGATGCTGTTGAAGTAGCTGGAAAGAATGTGATGTTAACATCATCCACCGTGACAACTGAACTTGTTTCACAGAA GTATGGAGAAGAGGCAGCCAAAGTGGCAAGCGAAGGGCTTGATGCAGCAGGGCATGCAGTTGGGACTGCCTGGACTGTGTTTAAGATCAGAAAGGCTCTTAACCCCAAAAGTTCCTTTAATCGCGCCACCCAACTTAAGTCTAGTGCTCAAGCTGCTACTATGAAGAAGGCCAAGAGCACAAAGAACTGA